A section of the Bacillus pumilus genome encodes:
- a CDS encoding O-methyltransferase, which translates to MTIEDDQMNDYIEHLIHPSPDAIAQLEAYAKEHHVPIMEKVSIELLLQLLSMKKPKKILEVGTAIGYSAIRMATALPDAEIFTIERNAKRYEEATRNIEELKLKERIHVFFGDAMESAKTVQTMAPYDVIFIDAAKGQYKRFFELFEPMLAHDGMIITDNVLFKGLVATNYEEEIEDKRKKQLIGKIDRYNQWLMSNPDFQTCIIPVGDGIAISTKRGDQS; encoded by the coding sequence ATGACTATCGAAGATGATCAAATGAATGATTATATTGAACATTTAATTCACCCAAGTCCTGATGCAATCGCTCAATTAGAGGCATATGCAAAAGAGCATCATGTGCCCATTATGGAAAAGGTGAGCATTGAACTTTTACTGCAGCTACTGTCGATGAAAAAGCCGAAGAAAATTCTTGAGGTTGGGACAGCGATAGGCTACTCCGCCATTCGAATGGCGACAGCTCTACCAGATGCTGAAATTTTTACGATTGAGCGAAACGCAAAACGCTATGAAGAAGCGACACGGAATATTGAGGAATTAAAGTTAAAAGAAAGAATACACGTGTTCTTTGGTGATGCCATGGAATCGGCTAAAACAGTCCAAACGATGGCGCCCTATGATGTGATCTTTATTGATGCCGCAAAAGGGCAGTACAAACGTTTTTTTGAGCTGTTTGAACCGATGCTTGCTCATGACGGAATGATTATTACAGACAACGTATTATTTAAAGGTTTAGTAGCAACGAACTATGAAGAAGAAATCGAAGATAAAAGAAAAAAACAATTAATTGGTAAAATTGATCGATACAATCAATGGCTTATGTCAAACCCCGATTTCCAAACGTGCATTATTCCAGTTGGAGACGGGATCGCCATTAGTACAAAAAGAGGTGACCAATCATGA
- a CDS encoding peptidase U32 family protein, which yields MKKPELLVTPSTVSDVLPLIEAGADAFLIGEQTYGIRLAGEFSREDVKQTVELAHKHDKKVYVAMNAIFHNDRVQLLGDYLTFLDALNVDGVVFGDPAVIMAAKETRVSLNLHWSTETTGTNYYTCNYWGRKGATRAVLAKELNMDSVIDIKENAEVEIEIQVHGMTCMFQSKRTLIGNYFEYQGKQMDVEGKNMEEGLFLHDQERQNKYPIFEDANGTHIMSPNDVCMIDELEEFVDAGIDSFKIDGILKSLSYMTEVTSLYRKAIDLLATDKDAYEDQKEDWVKRIEEIQPVNRSIDTGFFFKETVY from the coding sequence ATGAAAAAACCAGAATTGCTTGTGACGCCAAGCACGGTGTCAGATGTACTGCCATTAATCGAGGCGGGAGCTGATGCATTCTTAATAGGCGAACAAACATACGGTATTCGTCTTGCAGGCGAGTTTTCAAGAGAAGATGTGAAACAGACGGTTGAGCTTGCACATAAGCATGACAAAAAAGTGTATGTGGCGATGAATGCAATTTTTCATAATGATCGTGTCCAACTGCTTGGAGATTACTTAACCTTTCTCGATGCATTAAACGTAGATGGCGTCGTCTTTGGAGACCCAGCTGTGATCATGGCCGCTAAAGAAACAAGGGTAAGCCTGAATCTCCACTGGAGTACAGAAACGACTGGGACAAACTATTACACTTGTAACTACTGGGGCAGAAAAGGCGCAACGCGTGCTGTTCTTGCGAAAGAACTGAACATGGACAGTGTCATCGACATCAAAGAAAATGCCGAGGTGGAAATCGAAATTCAAGTCCATGGCATGACATGTATGTTCCAATCAAAGCGTACGCTTATTGGCAACTACTTTGAATATCAGGGCAAACAAATGGACGTCGAAGGCAAAAATATGGAGGAAGGGCTATTCCTTCATGACCAGGAGCGTCAAAACAAATATCCTATTTTCGAGGATGCAAACGGTACTCATATTATGAGTCCAAATGATGTGTGTATGATTGACGAATTAGAAGAATTTGTTGATGCAGGCATCGACTCATTTAAAATTGACGGAATTTTAAAGTCACTTTCTTATATGACAGAAGTGACGTCTCTATATAGAAAAGCAATTGATTTATTAGCAACTGACAAAGACGCGTATGAAGATCAGAAAGAGGACTGGGTGAAGCGGATTGAAGAGATTCAGCCAGTGAATCGTTCGATTGATACAGGGTTCTTCTTTAAAGAAACGGTTTATTAA
- a CDS encoding peptidase U32 family protein codes for MALLKDGISEMIDGKRVITKKPELLAPAGNLEKLKIAVHYGADAVFIGGKEFGLRSNADNFSIEEMAEGVAFANRYGARIYVTTNIFAHNENMDGLEEYLQGIEGAGVAGIIVADPLIIETCKRVAPKLEVHLSTQQSLSNWKAVQFWKEEGLERVVLARETSALEIREMKEKVDIEIETFIHGAMCIAYSGRCVLSNHMTARDSNRGGCCQSCRWDYDLYKLEGSEEAPLFGEEDAPFAMSPKDLKLIESIPQMIEMGIDSLKIEGRMKSIHYVATVVSVYRKVIDAYCADPDNFVIEQEWLDELDKCANRDTAPAFFEGVPGTDEQMFGIHGKKTTFDFAGLVLHYDEKEQIVTLQQRNFFKAGDEVEFFGPEIENFTCNIETIWDEKGNELDAARHPLQIVKFKLDQKVYPSNMMRKGK; via the coding sequence ATGGCACTATTGAAAGATGGTATTTCTGAAATGATTGACGGGAAACGTGTCATTACAAAAAAACCAGAACTGCTTGCACCAGCAGGAAACTTGGAAAAGCTGAAAATTGCTGTACATTACGGAGCAGACGCCGTCTTTATTGGTGGAAAAGAATTTGGACTTCGTTCAAATGCCGATAACTTTTCAATTGAAGAAATGGCTGAAGGTGTCGCATTTGCAAATAGATACGGTGCACGCATCTACGTGACAACGAATATCTTTGCCCACAACGAAAACATGGACGGGCTGGAGGAATACCTTCAAGGGATTGAAGGTGCTGGAGTAGCAGGCATTATCGTGGCTGACCCACTGATCATTGAAACGTGTAAACGTGTCGCACCGAAGCTTGAAGTCCATTTAAGCACACAGCAATCTCTTTCGAACTGGAAAGCTGTTCAGTTTTGGAAAGAAGAAGGGCTTGAGCGAGTGGTGCTGGCTCGCGAGACTAGTGCGCTAGAAATTAGAGAAATGAAAGAAAAGGTCGATATTGAAATTGAAACGTTCATTCACGGTGCGATGTGTATTGCTTACTCTGGCCGCTGCGTGCTCAGTAACCATATGACGGCAAGAGATTCTAACCGCGGTGGCTGCTGCCAGTCTTGCCGCTGGGATTATGATCTTTATAAACTAGAAGGTTCTGAGGAAGCGCCATTATTTGGAGAGGAAGACGCACCATTTGCGATGAGTCCAAAAGATTTAAAACTGATCGAATCCATTCCTCAAATGATTGAAATGGGAATTGACAGCTTGAAAATCGAAGGGCGTATGAAATCCATTCATTATGTGGCAACGGTCGTGAGTGTGTATCGCAAAGTCATCGACGCCTATTGTGCGGACCCAGACAATTTTGTCATTGAGCAGGAATGGTTAGATGAATTAGATAAATGTGCAAACCGTGACACAGCACCAGCCTTTTTCGAAGGTGTACCAGGAACGGATGAGCAAATGTTTGGCATTCATGGGAAGAAAACGACTTTTGATTTTGCAGGTCTCGTTCTTCATTATGATGAAAAAGAACAAATTGTCACATTGCAGCAGCGTAACTTCTTTAAAGCTGGTGACGAAGTTGAATTTTTCGGCCCAGAAATTGAGAATTTCACATGCAACATTGAGACGATTTGGGATGAAAAAGGAAATGAACTTGATGCCGCTCGTCATCCGCTTCAAATCGTCAAATTCAAGCTCGATCAAAAAGTATACCCTAGCAACATGATGAGAAAGGGGAAATAA
- the udk gene encoding uridine kinase, translated as MRIKPVVIGIAGGSGSGKTSVTNSIYEKFKGHSILMLQQDLYYKNQSHMPFEERLLTNYDHPLAFDNDLMFEHLEQLLRYESIEKPIYDFKLNTRSEETVHVEPKDVIIVEGIFALEDERLRDLMDIKLYVDTDADLRIIRRILRDTKERGRSIDSVIEQYVSVVRPMHNQFIEPTKRYADIIIPEGGQNHVAIDLMVTKIQTILQSRAE; from the coding sequence ATGAGGATTAAACCAGTTGTCATTGGAATTGCTGGCGGCTCGGGTTCAGGTAAAACGAGCGTCACCAATTCAATCTATGAAAAATTTAAAGGACATTCCATCCTCATGCTACAGCAAGATTTATATTACAAAAATCAAAGTCATATGCCATTTGAAGAGCGTCTGCTTACGAACTATGATCATCCGCTCGCATTCGACAATGACCTGATGTTTGAGCATTTGGAACAGCTCTTAAGGTACGAATCCATTGAAAAACCAATATATGATTTCAAGCTCAACACACGTTCAGAAGAAACTGTCCATGTTGAACCAAAGGATGTAATCATCGTTGAAGGCATCTTTGCATTAGAAGACGAACGCCTAAGAGACTTAATGGATATTAAACTATATGTCGATACAGATGCAGATCTGCGCATCATTCGCCGCATTTTACGCGATACGAAAGAAAGAGGCCGTTCAATCGATTCTGTGATTGAACAGTATGTATCTGTTGTCCGACCGATGCATAATCAATTCATTGAACCGACTAAGCGATACGCCGATATCATCATCCCAGAAGGCGGCCAAAATCATGTGGCGATCGACTTAATGGTGACAAAAATTCAAACCATTCTTCAAAGCCGAGCAGAGTAA
- the greA gene encoding transcription elongation factor GreA yields MAQEKVFPMTEEGKLKLEEELEYLKTVKRKEVVERIKIARSFGDLSENSEYDSAKEEQAFVEGRITTLDNMIRNAKIIEDEGNSNIVSLGKTVTFVELPDGEEESYTIVGSAEADPFEGKISNDSPIAKSLLGKQVDDKVTVQTPGGEMFVQIVKIS; encoded by the coding sequence ATGGCACAAGAGAAAGTATTTCCAATGACAGAAGAAGGAAAACTTAAGTTAGAAGAAGAGCTTGAATATTTGAAAACGGTTAAACGTAAAGAGGTTGTAGAGCGTATTAAAATTGCGAGAAGCTTTGGAGACCTCTCTGAGAACTCGGAATATGATTCTGCTAAAGAAGAGCAAGCGTTTGTAGAAGGGCGTATCACTACGCTTGATAATATGATTCGCAATGCCAAAATTATCGAAGATGAAGGAAACTCAAATATTGTCTCACTTGGTAAAACAGTCACTTTCGTTGAATTACCAGACGGAGAAGAAGAGTCTTACACCATCGTTGGAAGTGCAGAAGCTGATCCGTTTGAAGGAAAGATTTCAAACGATTCACCAATTGCAAAAAGCTTATTAGGCAAACAAGTAGACGACAAAGTAACCGTTCAAACACCTGGCGGGGAAATGTTCGTCCAAATTGTAAAAATTTCATAA
- a CDS encoding peptidoglycan D,D-transpeptidase FtsI family protein has product MLKKRRIGWTGAIIFMLLLGLLTRLAEIQLFFTESFSKLDINLIQESVKQRTEEVVISDGRGEFLDRNGEALLTKEQPAVILFPFLQYDLPHLKQTASILEMEEDELKKQLTENKKPLILKDDITKKKLKDINDMKYSGVYGVYMKEKDKKRLALHTLGFTSENPELLRERYPDKKELSIRTEIGTFGLESTFDEFLLPEQDTKLLYHVDGRGNPLFGMDVKYTAEAHSFYPLQVQTTIDESMQAEMEKVLKDQGVAKGGAVLLDIESSSVLAMASTPNITSKNRHEARNYMLTAMAPGSVFKTAVLAAAIEKNLDQPQTMYDCRKNLYGEPEGTQEVLNLSESFSQSCNYTFATLADKLIQTDDQIIEKTAAKLGLIDRAGWEGDVYHKKHFKQFDREETGNVWGDKRDKHVKKAVAQTAIGQKNVKTTPLQMANMMASIARGGERKEVKIAEKVLYQNGTTMLTFQNKRPEGGSIDRYTAQKLQKYLRQVVTSDKGTGRRFQDLPFDVAGKSGTAQTGSKDHKGNPLYHKWFAGYFPVEKPKYALVVVHLDEASGRAKTNDAFYDIVKKVNEIEKKQT; this is encoded by the coding sequence ATGCTAAAAAAACGTAGAATAGGGTGGACAGGTGCTATTATTTTTATGCTGCTGCTTGGTCTTCTCACCAGACTGGCAGAAATTCAACTATTTTTCACAGAATCTTTTTCAAAGCTTGATATCAACTTAATACAAGAAAGTGTCAAACAGCGTACAGAAGAGGTGGTCATTTCAGATGGCCGCGGTGAATTTTTAGATCGAAACGGCGAGGCGCTTCTCACAAAAGAACAGCCTGCGGTGATCTTATTTCCTTTCCTGCAATATGATCTTCCTCATTTAAAACAAACTGCCTCTATTCTTGAGATGGAAGAAGATGAACTCAAAAAACAACTGACAGAAAACAAAAAACCTCTCATTCTCAAAGATGACATCACGAAAAAAAAGCTGAAAGACATCAATGATATGAAATATTCAGGTGTGTACGGCGTATATATGAAAGAGAAGGACAAAAAAAGACTTGCCCTCCACACATTAGGTTTCACGAGTGAGAATCCAGAATTGCTCAGAGAGCGTTATCCTGACAAAAAAGAGCTTTCCATCCGTACAGAAATCGGTACTTTTGGGCTGGAAAGTACCTTTGACGAATTTCTATTACCCGAGCAAGACACAAAATTGTTATATCATGTGGACGGAAGGGGAAACCCTTTGTTTGGGATGGACGTCAAATATACAGCAGAGGCTCATTCATTTTATCCTCTTCAAGTTCAAACAACAATTGATGAAAGCATGCAAGCTGAAATGGAGAAGGTACTAAAAGACCAAGGCGTCGCAAAGGGCGGGGCCGTTCTGCTCGACATTGAAAGCAGTAGTGTGCTGGCGATGGCTAGTACACCAAACATCACAAGCAAAAACCGGCATGAAGCAAGAAATTATATGCTGACTGCTATGGCACCAGGCTCGGTCTTTAAAACCGCTGTACTTGCCGCAGCAATCGAAAAAAACCTTGACCAGCCACAAACGATGTATGACTGTCGAAAGAATTTATATGGAGAGCCAGAAGGAACGCAGGAAGTCCTGAATCTGTCTGAGAGCTTTTCACAGAGCTGTAATTATACCTTTGCAACACTTGCTGACAAGCTGATCCAAACAGATGATCAAATCATCGAAAAGACGGCTGCAAAGCTTGGACTCATTGATCGAGCTGGCTGGGAAGGGGATGTCTATCATAAGAAGCATTTCAAACAGTTTGATCGTGAAGAAACCGGCAATGTGTGGGGAGATAAAAGAGACAAGCATGTCAAAAAAGCCGTTGCCCAAACCGCAATAGGACAAAAAAATGTCAAAACGACTCCTTTACAAATGGCCAATATGATGGCGTCGATTGCAAGAGGCGGGGAACGAAAAGAAGTGAAAATCGCTGAAAAAGTGCTGTATCAAAACGGAACAACGATGCTAACCTTTCAAAACAAACGACCAGAAGGAGGCAGTATTGACCGCTATACAGCTCAAAAGCTGCAAAAGTACTTAAGGCAGGTGGTGACGTCTGACAAAGGAACAGGAAGAAGGTTTCAAGACCTTCCGTTCGATGTGGCGGGGAAATCAGGCACTGCCCAAACCGGCAGTAAAGATCACAAGGGGAATCCGCTTTATCATAAGTGGTTTGCTGGATATTTTCCGGTGGAAAAACCAAAATACGCTTTAGTCGTTGTTCACCTTGATGAGGCAAGTGGACGGGCTAAGACAAATGATGCGTTTTATGATATTGTAAAAAAGGTCAACGAAATTGAAAAGAAACAGACATAG
- a CDS encoding YrrS family protein — MSRNSRFEHRDKRRKANMVLNILIGIVVVLILVVATSLLIFNKPKDTDVADPPSKTAPATSENKQKSDEDVKDQKKDTSDDSDAKKDDSSDQDDDTKKSDDEKEPNKDALKDAKETDGGKTSDVDKTYESDDWEPVGTEQSGSHTATYDSNSKDWKEMMKAMSYATGISEDQMTVIWLGNNGGPQDAKGTIRDKSTGERYRVEITWVDEKGWKPVKVEKLK; from the coding sequence TTGAGTAGAAATTCTCGATTTGAACATCGTGATAAGCGCAGAAAGGCGAATATGGTCCTTAACATATTAATTGGTATCGTTGTGGTGCTTATTTTGGTGGTCGCAACGAGTTTATTAATTTTTAATAAACCGAAAGACACAGATGTAGCGGATCCACCTTCTAAAACGGCGCCTGCAACAAGTGAAAATAAACAAAAATCAGATGAAGATGTGAAAGATCAAAAGAAAGACACATCCGATGATTCAGATGCTAAAAAAGATGACTCATCTGATCAAGACGACGATACGAAGAAGTCAGATGATGAAAAAGAGCCTAATAAAGATGCGTTAAAAGACGCCAAAGAAACAGATGGCGGCAAAACGAGTGACGTAGACAAAACATACGAAAGCGATGACTGGGAGCCTGTAGGAACAGAGCAATCCGGTTCACATACAGCAACCTATGATTCTAATTCAAAAGACTGGAAAGAAATGATGAAAGCCATGTCCTATGCGACGGGAATTTCAGAAGATCAAATGACCGTTATTTGGTTAGGAAATAACGGAGGCCCTCAAGATGCAAAGGGAACCATCCGTGACAAATCAACAGGCGAACGCTACCGCGTGGAAATCACATGGGTAGATGAAAAAGGCTGGAAACCTGTAAAGGTTGAGAAATTAAAATAA
- a CDS encoding YrzA family protein — protein sequence MDFQLDFLKDKIEFFEASSLKELEQKIQKQIEHNQAILLTVHSVSHQTTVIDDRILYTAVVHFKANI from the coding sequence ATGGATTTTCAGTTGGATTTTCTAAAGGATAAAATTGAATTCTTTGAAGCATCGTCTTTAAAAGAACTTGAACAAAAGATCCAAAAACAAATTGAACATAATCAGGCCATTCTGCTGACCGTTCATTCTGTCAGTCATCAAACGACTGTGATCGATGACCGAATTTTGTATACAGCGGTTGTTCATTTTAAGGCGAATATCTAA
- a CDS encoding class I SAM-dependent DNA methyltransferase, translating to MGREFLSLFDHWADSYDDTVSGHDEQYEEVFRRYSVILKEIVHRAGQHVLEFGSGTGNLTAALLAADKNVFGVEPSDAMKKAALQKGIPDVFHDGDFLSFPAPPFEPDTIVSSYAFHHLTDEEKKQAIHTYSNILHSDGKIVFADTMFQNQSAHQAEIDKAKAAGFDQLAEDLETEYYPSIDVLKQIFEEEGFSTSFHQMNDFVWIVEAKKRE from the coding sequence ATGGGACGTGAGTTTCTTTCTTTATTTGATCATTGGGCTGACTCTTATGACGACACGGTAAGTGGTCATGATGAGCAGTATGAAGAAGTATTTCGCCGGTATTCGGTGATTTTAAAAGAAATTGTTCACCGCGCAGGTCAACATGTTCTTGAATTTGGAAGCGGCACGGGGAATCTAACAGCGGCACTGCTCGCAGCTGATAAGAACGTATTTGGTGTTGAACCATCAGACGCCATGAAGAAAGCAGCTCTTCAAAAGGGAATACCCGATGTGTTTCATGATGGCGATTTTTTATCATTTCCAGCACCGCCATTTGAGCCGGATACGATCGTCAGTTCATATGCATTCCACCATTTAACGGACGAAGAAAAAAAACAAGCCATTCACACCTATAGCAACATCCTTCACTCAGATGGTAAAATAGTCTTTGCTGATACAATGTTTCAAAATCAATCAGCACATCAAGCTGAAATTGACAAAGCGAAAGCGGCAGGGTTTGATCAGCTTGCTGAAGATTTAGAAACGGAATATTATCCATCCATCGATGTGCTAAAGCAAATCTTTGAAGAAGAAGGTTTTAGTACGTCCTTTCATCAAATGAATGATTTTGTTTGGATCGTAGAAGCGAAGAAAAGGGAATGA
- the mtnN gene encoding 5'-methylthioadenosine/S-adenosylhomocysteine nucleosidase, giving the protein MKIAVIGAMEEEVTILRDQLKNATQENIAGCEFTTGVYEDKEVILLKSGIGKVNAAVSTTLLLDRFQPDYVINTGSAGGFHHTLNVGDIVISTDVRHHDVDVTIFNYEYGQVPGLPAAFVADEKLVKLAEESALEIDHIQVAKGTIATGDSFMNDPNRVAFVREKFPELYAVEMEAAAVAQVCQLFGTPFVVVRALSDIAGKESNVSFDQFLEQAAIHSTDLVLRMIKQTQ; this is encoded by the coding sequence TTGAAAATCGCTGTCATAGGTGCAATGGAAGAAGAAGTGACGATATTAAGAGATCAACTAAAGAATGCTACACAAGAAAACATCGCTGGGTGTGAATTCACAACAGGTGTATATGAAGATAAAGAAGTGATTTTATTAAAATCAGGGATTGGAAAAGTGAATGCAGCGGTCAGCACAACACTTCTGCTTGATCGCTTTCAGCCAGATTATGTGATCAATACAGGATCAGCTGGCGGTTTCCATCACACATTAAATGTAGGGGATATTGTGATCTCTACTGACGTTAGACATCATGATGTGGATGTCACGATCTTTAATTACGAATACGGACAAGTACCAGGATTGCCCGCTGCTTTTGTTGCAGACGAAAAGCTTGTGAAGCTGGCAGAGGAATCGGCTTTAGAGATCGATCATATTCAAGTGGCAAAAGGAACGATTGCAACCGGAGATTCATTTATGAATGATCCGAATCGTGTAGCGTTTGTGAGAGAGAAGTTTCCAGAGCTATATGCGGTAGAAATGGAAGCTGCAGCTGTTGCACAAGTTTGCCAGCTCTTTGGAACGCCATTTGTTGTCGTTCGAGCGCTATCTGATATTGCAGGGAAAGAATCCAATGTCTCATTTGATCAATTTCTTGAGCAAGCAGCGATTCACTCAACCGACCTTGTCTTGCGTATGATAAAGCAAACTCAATAA
- a CDS encoding PLP-dependent cysteine synthase family protein — MAVIKDITELIGRTPLLKLSGIGIPEGVEVYAKLEMMNPGGSIKDRLGDMLIREALASGKLRPGGTIIEATAGNTGIGLALSARKHQLRTIFCVPEHFSQEKQQLMKALGAKIIHTPRKEGMKGAINRALELEASLDNAYCVLQFKNQVNPLTYYKTLGPELWSDLQGNIDVFVAGAGSGGTFQGCAAYLKEQHPALKTVVVEPEGSILNGGDPGPHKTEGIGLEFIPDYMESALFDEIYTVSDHDAFRMVKEAAEKEGVLIGSSSGAALFAALEEARKAAPGTVIVTIFPDSSERYLSKGIYEGGK, encoded by the coding sequence ATGGCTGTCATAAAGGATATTACAGAATTAATTGGCCGCACACCGCTTTTAAAACTGTCAGGAATCGGCATCCCGGAAGGTGTAGAGGTATATGCGAAGCTTGAAATGATGAATCCGGGTGGAAGTATTAAAGATCGTTTAGGTGATATGCTCATAAGAGAAGCATTGGCATCTGGCAAATTGCGCCCTGGCGGAACCATCATAGAAGCAACTGCTGGAAACACAGGCATTGGGCTTGCTCTCAGTGCAAGAAAACATCAATTGCGTACCATTTTTTGCGTACCAGAACATTTCAGTCAAGAAAAACAACAGCTCATGAAGGCGCTCGGTGCAAAGATCATTCATACACCAAGAAAAGAGGGCATGAAGGGTGCGATTAATCGAGCCCTTGAACTAGAGGCAAGCCTTGACAATGCCTATTGCGTTTTGCAATTTAAAAACCAAGTAAATCCATTGACTTACTATAAAACGCTTGGTCCAGAGTTATGGTCCGACCTGCAAGGAAACATCGATGTATTCGTGGCAGGAGCGGGATCTGGGGGAACTTTTCAAGGGTGTGCCGCCTATTTAAAAGAGCAGCATCCGGCGCTAAAAACAGTTGTTGTCGAACCTGAAGGATCGATTTTAAATGGAGGAGATCCAGGTCCGCATAAAACGGAAGGAATCGGCCTTGAATTTATCCCAGATTATATGGAATCTGCTTTATTCGATGAGATATATACCGTCAGTGATCATGATGCTTTCCGCATGGTGAAAGAAGCTGCTGAAAAAGAAGGCGTTCTCATCGGGAGTTCTTCGGGTGCAGCGTTATTTGCCGCTTTAGAAGAAGCGAGGAAGGCAGCACCTGGGACCGTCATCGTCACCATTTTTCCTGACAGCAGTGAACGGTATTTAAGTAAAGGCATTTATGAGGGAGGAAAATAA
- a CDS encoding bifunctional cystathionine gamma-lyase/homocysteine desulfhydrase, giving the protein MKRKTMMIHSGTTGDEKTGAVSVPIYQVSTYKQPKAGEHTGYEYSRTANPTRTALETAIRDLEGGANGYAFGSGMAAITAVMMLFNSGDHIVLTDDVYGGTYRVITKVLNRIGIQATFVDTSDPEAVKKAILPETKAVYIESPTNPLLKMTDLKAVGQLTKEANILMIVDNTFFTPYFQRPIEYGADIVLHSATKYLGGHSDVVGGLVVTATEELGEELHFVQNSTGGILGPQDSWLLMRGIKTLGLRMEAHQQNAQKIAEFLEQHPAVTRVYYPGLDAHPGHELAKTQASGYGGMISFDIGKEEHVDVFLSQLKLFTIAESLGAVESLISVPARMTHASIPKDRREELGITDGLIRISVGIEDVDDLLNDMKQGLNALVNG; this is encoded by the coding sequence ATGAAACGAAAAACAATGATGATACACAGCGGAACAACGGGTGATGAAAAAACGGGCGCTGTGTCTGTACCTATATACCAAGTGAGCACCTATAAGCAGCCGAAAGCAGGCGAACATACAGGGTATGAATATTCAAGAACAGCGAACCCAACAAGAACGGCACTAGAAACCGCCATTCGTGACCTTGAAGGAGGAGCAAACGGCTACGCATTTGGTTCAGGAATGGCTGCCATTACGGCAGTGATGATGCTGTTTAACAGTGGAGATCATATTGTCCTGACAGATGACGTTTACGGCGGAACGTACCGCGTCATCACAAAGGTACTCAATCGTATTGGCATTCAAGCGACCTTTGTTGACACAAGTGATCCTGAAGCAGTGAAAAAGGCGATTTTACCTGAAACAAAAGCGGTTTACATTGAATCACCAACCAATCCTTTACTCAAAATGACTGACCTCAAAGCAGTCGGCCAATTGACAAAAGAAGCTAACATCTTAATGATTGTTGATAATACATTTTTCACACCTTATTTCCAAAGACCGATTGAATATGGGGCAGACATTGTCCTGCATAGTGCCACTAAATATTTAGGTGGTCACAGTGACGTCGTAGGTGGGCTTGTTGTAACAGCGACGGAAGAGCTTGGGGAAGAACTGCATTTTGTTCAAAATTCTACAGGTGGAATCCTTGGACCGCAGGATTCATGGCTTCTCATGAGAGGAATCAAAACACTTGGACTAAGAATGGAAGCACATCAGCAAAATGCACAGAAAATCGCTGAGTTTTTAGAACAACATCCAGCAGTCACACGTGTTTATTACCCAGGTCTTGATGCTCATCCCGGACATGAACTTGCAAAAACGCAAGCATCAGGCTACGGCGGTATGATCTCTTTTGATATTGGAAAAGAAGAACATGTCGATGTGTTTTTAAGTCAGCTTAAGCTGTTTACGATCGCAGAAAGCCTTGGAGCGGTTGAAAGCTTAATTTCTGTTCCTGCTCGAATGACTCATGCGTCCATTCCAAAAGACCGTCGCGAGGAGCTTGGCATCACTGATGGGTTAATTCGTATATCCGTCGGGATTGAAGATGTGGATGATTTACTGAATGATATGAAGCAGGGACTAAACGCACTAGTGAATGGATAG
- a CDS encoding YrhC family protein, producing the protein MKKKWSGLVTDYKQYAFILLAVSTFLYIGTIIPNQHIEASPKMLMMGIDCVFLLAAFLCVRRAIFFQKKLQELDED; encoded by the coding sequence GTGAAGAAAAAGTGGAGTGGTTTAGTGACAGATTACAAGCAGTACGCTTTTATTTTGCTTGCTGTCAGCACCTTTTTATATATTGGTACGATCATACCAAACCAACACATCGAAGCATCTCCGAAAATGCTGATGATGGGAATTGATTGTGTTTTCTTATTAGCAGCTTTTCTTTGTGTGAGACGCGCGATCTTTTTTCAAAAGAAACTGCAAGAACTAGATGAAGATTAA
- a CDS encoding YrzI family small protein, with amino-acid sequence MTIHLFFITLTIRRKYKDIETVLYEQQVETFYEEMKQKQLKYMN; translated from the coding sequence ATGACAATCCATTTATTTTTTATCACATTAACGATCCGACGAAAATACAAAGACATTGAAACGGTTCTTTATGAACAACAAGTCGAAACATTTTATGAAGAAATGAAGCAGAAACAACTAAAGTATATGAACTAA